Proteins from one Novipirellula caenicola genomic window:
- a CDS encoding phosphoribosylanthranilate isomerase — protein MFHIKICGVLLKTDIDAVHRAGGDAVGLNFFPPSVRYLDPQSPSTRELSAHAAHRLLFRVGVFVNQPADAIREVIDRVGLDAIQLHGDEMVSDVAAWANLGLPLIRAVKIPGGKLTAAEIEARVRPWIDAGCEVLLDADAGSAHGGIGRSLDWDSLSDWSAKFAAVRWVLAGGLQPENVAEAIRVSGARRVDVASGVESPRGQKSAALIAAFCEQARNAWG, from the coding sequence GTGTTTCACATTAAAATTTGCGGCGTTCTACTCAAGACGGACATCGATGCAGTCCATCGAGCGGGGGGCGACGCGGTAGGATTAAACTTTTTCCCCCCTAGCGTTCGCTATCTCGATCCCCAGTCCCCCAGCACCCGCGAACTATCCGCTCACGCCGCGCATCGCCTACTGTTCCGCGTCGGAGTCTTTGTCAATCAACCTGCGGACGCGATACGCGAGGTGATCGACCGAGTCGGACTCGACGCGATCCAGCTTCATGGCGACGAAATGGTTTCCGACGTCGCCGCTTGGGCCAATTTGGGGCTGCCGCTGATCCGAGCGGTAAAAATTCCTGGGGGCAAATTGACCGCAGCGGAAATCGAAGCCCGCGTCCGTCCCTGGATTGATGCCGGGTGCGAGGTTTTGCTCGATGCCGACGCAGGATCGGCACACGGAGGAATCGGCCGATCATTGGATTGGGACTCTCTCAGCGACTGGTCCGCGAAATTTGCCGCCGTCCGCTGGGTCTTAGCGGGCGGTTTGCAGCCCGAGAACGTAGCCGAGGCGATCCGCGTTTCGGGGGCTCGCCGCGTCGATGTCGCCAGTGGAGTCGAGTCACCACGAGGGCAAAAATCGGCCGCGCTGATTGCCGCGTTCTGCGAACAGGCGAGAAATGCTTGGGGCTGA
- the ahcY gene encoding adenosylhomocysteinase, producing the protein MSQVETNRLPYKVKDIKLAEFGRKEIQLAENEMPGLMALREKYGKTKPLSGARIAGCLHMTIQTAVLIETLVELGAEVTWSSCNIFSTQDHAAAAIAAAGIPVYAWKGMNEQEFEWCIEQTLHFPSGKPINMILDDGGDLTAMVHDKFPELLSEIRGISEETTAGVHRLEVLNRSGKLQVPAINVNDSATKSKFDNLYGCRESLADGVKRATDVMLAGKVAVVCGYGDVGKGCAHSLQRYGCRVIVTEIDPINALQAAMEGFEVTTMEEACKEGNLYVTTTGNKDIILGKHMVEMPEDAILCNIGHFDTEIDVAWLEAEVAAGRATKDEIKPSDIGAVDRYSFKESGRSILVLAKGRLVNLGCATGHPSFVMSTSFTNQVLAQIELWTKHGEYETKVYMLPKALDEEVARLHLGKLGVKLTTLTPEQAEYMGVPVEGPYKPDHYRY; encoded by the coding sequence GTGTCCCAAGTCGAAACCAACCGACTTCCTTACAAAGTCAAAGACATCAAGCTGGCTGAATTTGGCCGCAAAGAAATCCAGCTTGCCGAAAACGAAATGCCTGGTCTGATGGCACTTCGTGAAAAGTACGGCAAAACGAAGCCACTTTCGGGTGCTCGCATTGCGGGTTGCTTGCACATGACCATCCAAACGGCGGTTCTGATCGAAACGCTGGTCGAACTTGGTGCCGAGGTGACTTGGAGCAGCTGCAATATTTTCAGCACCCAAGATCACGCTGCTGCGGCGATTGCTGCCGCCGGTATCCCCGTTTACGCCTGGAAAGGCATGAACGAGCAAGAGTTCGAATGGTGCATCGAACAAACCCTGCATTTCCCGTCGGGCAAACCGATCAACATGATCCTGGACGACGGCGGTGACTTGACCGCCATGGTTCACGACAAGTTCCCTGAACTGCTGAGCGAAATTCGCGGCATCAGCGAAGAAACCACCGCCGGCGTGCATCGCTTGGAAGTCCTGAATCGTTCGGGCAAACTGCAAGTTCCTGCGATCAACGTCAACGACTCGGCCACCAAGAGCAAGTTCGACAATCTGTACGGTTGCCGTGAATCGCTCGCCGACGGCGTCAAACGAGCCACCGACGTGATGTTGGCGGGCAAGGTTGCCGTGGTTTGTGGCTACGGCGATGTCGGCAAGGGCTGTGCTCACTCGCTGCAACGTTACGGCTGCCGCGTGATCGTGACCGAAATCGATCCGATCAATGCACTGCAAGCCGCAATGGAAGGCTTCGAAGTCACCACGATGGAAGAAGCTTGCAAAGAAGGCAACCTGTACGTCACCACGACTGGCAACAAGGACATCATCCTTGGCAAGCACATGGTGGAAATGCCCGAAGACGCCATCCTTTGCAACATCGGTCACTTCGATACCGAAATCGACGTTGCTTGGTTGGAAGCCGAAGTGGCTGCCGGACGTGCGACCAAAGACGAAATCAAACCATCGGACATCGGTGCCGTTGATCGTTACAGCTTCAAAGAAAGCGGTCGCAGCATCCTGGTCCTCGCCAAAGGCCGCTTGGTTAACCTTGGCTGCGCCACCGGACATCCTAGCTTCGTGATGAGCACCTCGTTCACGAACCAAGTTTTGGCACAAATCGAATTGTGGACTAAACACGGCGAGTACGAAACCAAAGTCTACATGTTGCCCAAAGCACTTGACGAAGAAGTCGCACGATTGCACCTGGGCAAACTCGGTGTCAAGCTAACCACGCTGACGCCAGAGCAAGCTGAGTACATGGGCGTGCCTGTGGAAGGTCCTTACAAACCCGACCACTACCGCTACTAG
- a CDS encoding DUF1552 domain-containing protein encodes MMNPTLSRRDFLTKLGVSAAAANFLFILPSLGWAASTSARKQRIVFLFSPNGVIPAHFWPEKEGRDYDIKRILQPLAGFKDQMMTLHGVCNKIQGDGDGHMRGIGCLLTGVELFPGDIQGGSDTPAGWSQGISIDQYLKNQMQAVPEKRTRFGSLEFGVMVPDRADTWTRMSYAGPNQPVAPISDPYQMFDKLYGQSKNRELLASVLDDLSEDFRRVEKWISSEDRRILEEHVAMVRSVEKELQTELEQSKKNAGVEHAIPEMPANVETENDNMPQIAKMQIELLVNSFAADFARVATYQITNSVGNAKMRWLGIDEGHHGLSHEPDKNETAYEKLIKINTWYAEQVAFLAKRLAETPEPDGSGSLLDNTTIVWTNELGKGNSHTRDNIPFVMIGGGLGFDTGRSLKFNRVPHNRLLMSIAEAMGHPTDTFGNPDYCGEGSLTGLV; translated from the coding sequence ATGATGAACCCGACTCTATCTCGCCGCGATTTTTTGACCAAGCTAGGTGTCAGCGCTGCGGCGGCCAATTTTCTGTTTATCTTGCCAAGCCTTGGTTGGGCTGCGTCGACCTCGGCTCGGAAGCAACGCATTGTTTTTCTGTTCAGCCCGAACGGGGTGATCCCAGCGCACTTTTGGCCTGAGAAGGAAGGCCGCGATTACGACATCAAACGCATCCTCCAGCCGTTGGCGGGATTCAAGGATCAAATGATGACGCTGCACGGCGTGTGCAACAAGATCCAGGGCGACGGCGACGGTCACATGCGAGGCATCGGATGTCTGTTGACCGGCGTCGAATTGTTTCCCGGTGACATCCAAGGCGGTTCGGACACGCCGGCGGGTTGGTCCCAAGGCATCTCGATCGACCAATACCTGAAAAACCAAATGCAGGCGGTCCCCGAGAAACGAACCCGTTTTGGTTCGCTTGAATTCGGCGTCATGGTTCCAGACCGCGCCGACACTTGGACGCGAATGTCCTATGCCGGGCCGAACCAACCGGTCGCGCCGATCAGCGACCCTTACCAAATGTTCGACAAACTGTACGGACAGAGCAAAAATCGCGAATTGCTGGCCAGCGTGCTGGACGATTTGAGCGAAGATTTTCGCCGGGTGGAAAAGTGGATCAGCAGCGAAGACCGGCGGATCCTCGAAGAACATGTCGCGATGGTCCGTTCGGTGGAAAAGGAACTACAAACTGAACTCGAGCAATCGAAAAAGAACGCTGGCGTTGAGCACGCGATTCCTGAGATGCCCGCGAATGTCGAAACCGAAAACGACAACATGCCGCAAATTGCCAAAATGCAAATCGAACTGCTGGTCAACAGCTTTGCAGCCGATTTCGCCCGCGTGGCGACTTACCAAATCACCAACAGCGTCGGCAATGCAAAGATGCGTTGGTTGGGCATCGACGAAGGCCATCACGGGTTGTCACACGAGCCCGACAAGAACGAAACCGCGTATGAAAAACTGATCAAAATCAACACGTGGTACGCCGAACAAGTCGCCTTCCTGGCCAAACGATTGGCGGAAACTCCGGAACCGGATGGAAGCGGATCGCTGCTGGACAACACCACCATTGTGTGGACCAACGAACTCGGCAAAGGCAACTCGCACACGCGGGACAACATCCCGTTTGTAATGATCGGCGGAGGACTCGGGTTTGATACCGGTCGGTCGCTGAAATTCAATCGCGTACCGCACAACCGATTGCTAATGAGCATCGCCGAAGCAATGGGACATCCCACGGACACCTTTGGCAACCCCGATTACTGCGGCGAGGGCAGTTTGACGGGATTGGTTTAG